In Mytilus trossulus isolate FHL-02 chromosome 10, PNRI_Mtr1.1.1.hap1, whole genome shotgun sequence, the DNA window acacccgATTTATAGCACTATAAAcctctaacttgtatgacagtcgcattaatTCCATATAGCTGTTTTCAATTCATGATCCAGTCGCTAAAAACTTGTTTTAGTTAACTAAGGACATAATTACCCAGAAACCGAAGAACACTTTTTGGGTTAGTATGGATCATAACTCTTGATCAGTGTTTAGTATATGCCAAAAAccatcaaaacaaaacatggcTCGCCCATGACAATGTTCTTATAATTATTGAAGTCTGCAAAGCTGACAGGAGAACGGAATGACATTTGCATAAATATGTACCCTGCCTCTTTGTGGTGAGTTATAATGAAGTGAGTACATGTATTGCACTCCTCCTGGTGCCTGAGTTTTtaactacattgaagacccactGGTTttggctgttgtttgctctttggtcgggttgttttctctttgacacattccccatttcaactCTCAATTGTATTACTGATACCTTTTATCATGGTAGTATTAATTGTGCAAGGAAATAATGTTCCTACTTTTTGACCTAAGGGTTACATTCACAGCTGTACCGTTGTAAAAACTGGTACATGCATTGAGTACAGGAACCAAAATCCATACATATGTATTATAAGATAAGAATAGTTTGTAATGATTCTGTCTGACTCTTTAAAACCATAAATATTTCATGCTTATCAAAAGATGTATATCAGTCGTTAAAGACAGAAAATCtctacagtaaaataaaaatatagtgtTCTTCTTTCATTTAATGTAAAACTAGTTACTAGTTTCCCATATTCACTAAGAAGCATGGAGACTTGTACCAGACAAACATTAGTCAAGTGCATTAGCCATGATTAACTATGTACAGTGATTTCTTTTCGTGTTTTCATGCAGACATGGTAAAACATAACTTAAATCTGCATTCAATATATTGGTGCAAGTATGAAATGCACATGATATAAGTATGATGTAATTTTAAATCATGTAGCCTATTTCCCTTTATACCTAACTGTCAATAGCATTTGatataataacatttatcattctGCATGTagctgtcccaagtcagggtcctgtaattcagtgatgtCGTCTGtatatcaaatttgtattcccttcattgttttttacataattaatcAGGATTTAGTTCTCTCCTTTAAACTGTTTCAAACTTGTCATTTTCTGGCCTATTATCtattatagatttatttttagCTGAAGGCAGTACCCTAACTATAGCTTTTAACTTTGATGTAATTTGGTGTTTGGAggaatttttttctcattgccaattttaccacatcttcttattttataagtTGATTGGACATGGTATTCTTCATAACTAGATACAGTTGAATCATTTTACatctactagtatataaaataaggagactTGATATGAATGCCAATAACACCAACTATCCATCAAAGCTCAAAGGAAGTTGATCAGCAATTATAGGCCACTGTAGGgattcaacaatgagaaatacCCATACTGTATACTAACTCGGCAGGAATATGCCCTGACATGGTAGAGATAATACAATTCAATTCAGAAGGCTATAGGcctattttatacaaaatgaatttacgaaaaacaaatatgacagacatgaaccaaacAAAATTACGGcatggttaaacatgtttgtagcAGTCAATCCTCCAgtaatctgggacagtggtgaaACAGCATGATAGAAAACAACGTATGTATGAGAAACAGAAACAAAGGACAACCACTCAATTACAGGTTtctggcttgggacaggcacacatTAATACATCATGCAATAGTTATATGCCTATTATCTTATGTTCTGCCTATAAAGAATGCCCTACTAGTAAAGACACAGTGTTAAGTATTAGACAAATTAAATTGCTTGAATATATTATCTTCTTTCATGCCAAACTAAATGACTAATCATACAACAAAACACATAGATAACAAtgaacatatattatatatgtactaATTCTAAAAATTAATTCTGAGACAGATGCACCATACACACAACTTCATTACTAATATAAAATCTATTTGATTGTCTATTTATGCAATGTTCTACTgatctatatatacatacatgtaattataaattaatatagaTTATGTGTATGAataaatttacacaaaaaatacaaaaataaatcaaaaacaaggTCTTTgtatatgttaaatattttcttattattttcatacatttgtattgGATAAATCAGTATTGAATTTCTGAGACAGACTGGGAACAAGTAGACATGCAGACTTATTTCTACACACTAAATATGTAaatctcaacaacaaaaaaaggatgaaaaatATGTCAGTTAAAAAACATTGTATATAATACATGGACAAACAGATCTATAGATGCTGATTAGAATTAAGCtattttgatataacaatggTTTGAGATCtctaaattgttataaataaaaatatctgatCCAAAATAAATCCCTTGTACCATTGATTAAGGTATATAATATTTGGATTTCGATGTGTTTATAACAAAGCATTCTGCATcaattttagataaataaaataacaaatgacaTACCAggtaaaaaaacccaaaataaaCGTCAGTTTAACAACTAGTGCAATAGAGATAACAGATCTAATTGCATGGCAGTATTATTTTGGTAGATATTTTCGATCTGATTTGGATTTTCCAATAAAACAGCATATTCACCTAAAGAAATGTGATATTTAacatcttttacatgtattattatcatAGTCAAAGGTATGGTGCACAATTGGTTTAGGTAAAAATTAGTCACTTtgatgatgttatatttgttttaaaaccaagCATACaatatgggtttttctcattgttttaccattatattaaaacaaaaaaaaatatgttgaaatgaCAGAATGATAAATgtatgtttattaatttgtaaaatacatattGTAAAGATAACAGGTTACATAACTGtatgatttataataaatatacaaaaaaactaaatcattAATCATATGCAATAGATAtgcttaaaaaaatcttattggtttcataaatttgtttatcattaaTCAATATTTACTTTCTGAGACATACAATTGACAAGCAGATATAGGTTTTCCTATACAATGTTTAACATTGATATACTACATTATGTTATAACTCTGTAAAGGTAAATCTTAAAGACGAAAAGATGACAGCTGCATAACAGAAAACATGTCATACACTATAGGGACTAACAGATAAACAGATGCTCaaggtacctaacactacagggagataactctgtaaaatcagcagaacgttttaatgacatTGTGTTGGAAAGGGAATATAaagcttttcaatgatcaaaatctgtttttgtcaaactgctatgtaaccagtgtaatttttctgattaattggttggtttaaattttttgaaattttatatttttgtcaaatggtCAAAGTaattactttgtcaaaattttaagaaaattaaacaagccaaattaactTTAGTtcaggtgttgggtaccaccttaaatgctTCATTCCAAATATTTTTGGGATATCTATATCTGGTTATGAAACACTTACAGATCACAAAATATTCTTATactttttttggcaaaatggATGTCTAACATATATAAAGTTATGAATTGGTATTCTGATAAAAACAAACTAGTCAAATTTTACTCACTTCTCTCTCAACTATAAGTGGCAATAAAATGACATAACACAAGAAAACACTTTAGTCAAGTTTATCTAATTCGTTTGTCAATAttaacctaaaaaaaaagtgttgaaatgatgaaaagataaatattcatgtttaaattacatgtcaataacaaaaattacaggtacaattaataaacaaacaaaaaaacctaAATCATCAATCAAATACAAGGTacttttatatgttaaaattggttgtatcattaaaattaatgataTCAGTCTCAagtttttctgattatttttcttGATGATACATACGTTTTTTAAAGAAAGGCAATTTGAAGATAATACTGCATTTTACCAATTTTGGTGATAATTTTGCATTGActaaaataaagttatttataaatatatgggAAGAAAAAAATTAGCATTATTTGCAATAGAATTTTGCTTTGGACGAAAcatatacatgatgtaaaatcttaaatttttttctggaaaataatccaatcttttttttaaatacctcaaatttgtaaaaatatgtcccaatcaaataaatgttaaaataaagcAATTTTGATGTTAACATGGTTTACAACTAAAAGTATTCACAAGGATCTGTGATATTGTGAATTTTAGTTATACATGAACTTGAAAGGTATTTGAAAAATGGATGTGGTGGGGAAATACATGTAGTTCTTATCCTTAAAAAATCAAAGGGAgacaattgttttcaaaattgatcTAGTAAAGAAAAAGTACAAGGAATCAGCTGTCAGTTTAAGCTACTCCAtatacaaaacaacaacaaaagtttctaattttaaaatgattgtcCTCTCTACTTtgtaatacaatttattttgattttaatttttggcaAAATCTTAATTAAGTTCAATGACAGTATATAAACTAAAGAAGAGGTTACATTTAGCCTAAATTGCTACCTAGCTTTTATTTTCATGCTCCATTCAACAGTTAGTGGTTAAATCTGTTTCTTTAATGATTTTAGTTAATATGAAGACAAATTCTGACTCTGACATGAAAAACTGCGGAACTACAAGttgattacatgtatatcatatatatatttaggggccagcagaaggacgcctccgggtgtgggaatttctcgctacattgaagacctgttggtgaccttctgctgttgtttttttatttggtcgggttgttgtctttttgacacgtttcccatttccattctcaattttatataaataaatcaactgattaatgtataacatgtatatattgattACAAATTGTTACAATGAAGTAATCAAATAAGCCACATTCATAGGTCAAAAATGTTTCACTTATCCtaatcacccccccccccccccccaagcAGAAGtagaatttttatcaaaaatgtgtttatatatgaaataatagGGGAATGTCAAACTCGTttaatatgagaaaaaaaattacaaaaaaaaccactttttttttctaatttaacaAACTATAAAACTGGTGAATAAAAGATTCAGAtttcattggttaaaaaaaaatctacaataattacataaaatgttattacaaaagtttacaaatctattaatatctatattaagtttttcatacacaaaaatatatCGTTATGTATATTAATAATACTATAATCAAAGGAACAATAAATTAAGGgcaatatttacattgatgcaaGATTTTGATTTATCACTAATAATGTTATGTTATGAACCTAgaactttgaattatttatgaATGTACAAGTCTGAACAAaagttgttgtttattttcttcTCAAACCTAAAAAGGTATCAACAATTTTTCTAGTCAATTGGAGATAATATAAAGGCCCTTGTGAGCCATAATCTAAGTAGTAAAGGTCTTCTTCAACTTTTTTCTTTGTGGCTGGTTCAATCTGTGTCCCTTCGTGCCATTCATTGAAAGATGTTATGGATAAAAACTCTGGATATAAGTCACATGCAAATTTTGACGCGGACATATAATATGAACCATTGTCtctatttctaatatttttggCATTCCATGGTCTTATCCTTGTGTCAATATACCCTGGCCCAATGCTTGgtataaagattttatttctttctttggCATATTTCATGATTTCTCTCCAATGACCCCATGTACTACCATAAGAGAATCTATCTGTTGCAAAGTATGAATAAAATCCATCAAAGCCTGCTTTAATTAGATCTGATTTATGTTGTCTTTCAACAAAAAGTCCTATAAATATACCATCCAATTCTGTATTTCTCACAGTTATAGCACCATTAGATTGGAATATTTGTGCCCAGTTGCCAGGTGGAATGTTATAAGAATCGTAGATATAATATACAGgtaaatgtttctttttcattttgtcataaTGTCTATAGAATGACTCATGGTCTCCATATTTGTCTAGAATATACTTAATATTGTCTCTCCATGTCTCTGGTGACCTGCCTTTATATGGCTCTATATGGAAAGCAATCTGTAAAGAAAGGATGATGAtatatttcac includes these proteins:
- the LOC134687558 gene encoding glycoprotein endo-alpha-1,2-mannosidase-like — encoded protein: MKILTCRWRKQFLVFLLLACVLYILIGLFIVSKFPKEESTQNSLSFRYADSLDINARPKQLVNETPQGNSKLSKFQNVEEDSTENHINDNNLIIRVESKLSYNVHIFYYPWYGNPDHDEKYYHWNHPYLPHWNKDEAKKYQTGTHVPPDDIGANFYPQLGPYSSSDPNVIHKHMAQMQKAGVGVCVVSWYPSGQADNEGKEPDSLIPELLDISALYRIKIAFHIEPYKGRSPETWRDNIKYILDKYGDHESFYRHYDKMKKKHLPVYYIYDSYNIPPGNWAQIFQSNGAITVRNTELDGIFIGLFVERQHKSDLIKAGFDGFYSYFATDRFSYGSTWGHWREIMKYAKERNKIFIPSIGPGYIDTRIRPWNAKNIRNRDNGSYYMSASKFACDLYPEFLSITSFNEWHEGTQIEPATKKKVEEDLYYLDYGSQGPLYYLQLTRKIVDTFLGLRRK